One Rouxiella sp. S1S-2 genomic window, AAAAATCGAGCGTGATGCAGACCAGGACATTACTTTGCTGGCCGATACCTTGGATGAAGTGTTGAAATCCGGTAACTCGAAGACTAAAGATGAGTTGGAGAAAATTCGCGGCAAGGCAGAAGGCGTACTGCGCGATGCCCGTGCCCGTTTCAACGGCAATACCAATCTTACTCAGCATGCCCGTGACGCAGCTAACCAAGCGACGGATTACGTTAAAGAAAACCCATGGCACGGCGTCGGTGTGGGTGCCGCAGTCGGTATCGTGCTGGGTGTGCTGCTGGCTCGTAAGTAGCCTCACAGGCGGCACTCTGACGCCAGAGTGGTTTTTTTGCGGTAAATGATAATGCTTTAAAAGCCCCAATGCCGGATCGCCCGCATTGGGGCTTTTTTATTTTGCAAGTAAAAATCGCTCAATATTCGAACAACCTCACCTTTACAAAAAATCTTTAAAATACCGAAATAAAGCTAAGCCAGATTCCATGCGGCTTCACGGCCCTTTCCGGCCAAATGATAATCAATCATTCAAAAAGCCTATATCTAGTTGGGTTGATAATTATCACCACTACATCTAGTATTCTTTTGGTCGACAGCGGATAACCCTTCGATACTCATCTTACGGCTTATTTCCTGCATAACAGGCAGAACATAAGCCGTAAACAATTCAGTCATCTTACCCTAAAGGTAAATGCGAATCATGAGCATAATCATTTACAGCAAGCCAGACTGCGTACAATGCAACGCCACCTACCGTGCTATGGACAAACATGGCATTGACTATCACGTTGTCGATCTGACGCAGGACGCGCAGGCATTAATGCAAGTCCGCGCGCTGGGTTACCAGCAAGTGCCGGTGATTGTTGCCGGTGACGACCACTGGTCAGGCTTCCGTCCTGACAAAATTACCGCCCTGCGCCAGCTTCAAGAAGTGCACTGAGGCCGGTAATGAGCAGCCTGGTGTATTTTTCGAGCAAGTCGGAAAACACCCATCGCTTTGTCGGCAAACTCGGTTTGCCGGCAGTCAGAATACCGATTGCAGCACAAGGCGAAAAACTGCGAATGGCGTGCCCCTACATTTTGCTGGTCCCCAGCTACGGCGGTGGAACGGCGGTCGGGGCAGTCCCTAGACAGGTGATCCACTTCCTCAACGACGAACACAATCGTTCACTCATCCGCGGCGTTATTGCCGCTGGCAACACAAATTTCGGCGCAGCGTACTGCATTGCCGGTGAAATAGTCTCGCAAAAGTGCCAGGTTCCTTACCTGTATCGCTTTGAACTGCTGGGCACACCGGAAGACGTTGCAAAGGTCAAAAAGGGAGTAACTGAATTTTGGCAGCGACAGAACTAGCAATCACCGATCCGGGTGTCGGCACACCGGACTATCACGCGCTTAACGCGATGTTAAATCTGTTCGATGCCGAGGGTAAAATTCAGTTTGATAAAGACAAACTGGCCGCACGCCAATACTTCCTTCAGCATGTGAATCAGAACACCGTGTTCTTTCACAACCTGGCTGAAAAGCTGCGTTATCTGGTGGAAGAAGGCTATTATGAAGCCGCCGTGCTCGACCTCTACGACTTTGAATCAACTAAGCGTTTGTTTAAACAGGCTTACGCCAAAAAATTCCGCTTCCAGACCTTTCTGGGCGCTTTTAAATACTACACCAGCTACACCTTAAAAACCTTCGACGGCAAGCGCTACCTTGAGCGCTATGAAGACCGCGTTTGTTTGGTGGCGATGACGCTGGCGCAGGGCGATATCAAACTCGCCAGTCATTTAGTGGACGAAATTATCAGCGGCCGCTTCCAGCCTGCGACGCCGACCTTCCTCAACTGCGGTAAAAAACAGCGCGGT contains:
- a CDS encoding DUF883 family protein, whose product is MFKKSEKIERDADQDITLLADTLDEVLKSGNSKTKDELEKIRGKAEGVLRDARARFNGNTNLTQHARDAANQATDYVKENPWHGVGVGAAVGIVLGVLLARK
- the nrdH gene encoding glutaredoxin-like protein NrdH; translated protein: MSIIIYSKPDCVQCNATYRAMDKHGIDYHVVDLTQDAQALMQVRALGYQQVPVIVAGDDHWSGFRPDKITALRQLQEVH
- the nrdI gene encoding class Ib ribonucleoside-diphosphate reductase assembly flavoprotein NrdI — protein: MSSLVYFSSKSENTHRFVGKLGLPAVRIPIAAQGEKLRMACPYILLVPSYGGGTAVGAVPRQVIHFLNDEHNRSLIRGVIAAGNTNFGAAYCIAGEIVSQKCQVPYLYRFELLGTPEDVAKVKKGVTEFWQRQN